In Candidatus Chlorohelix allophototropha, one DNA window encodes the following:
- a CDS encoding FHA domain-containing protein, with protein MAISRDQKIYNYSRAECFNTLLGLLPILHVRVEPLLSVGLALEEHSADKGEIRVKTMPTTATQTTTVPVSTPSQFRFKFNLEPSGENKCVVKAEASTAGVTDVGLGQLTLRQLLITLSLAQGGKLPVGSIPVFFLDLPVPPFGSPHAKLYDFVNRGYHLARRGQADDAIQEWEAALRINPQCVEVYFHKGVLHMLLDELEQARKDFGEVTRLDPQHLLAKLYYDDITDRLKKRPLDPKPQVNMLEEAPTKRGNLAGAIPTLGSAPGGGHNPVNEEDLPTQVLKRIFNSRLLLKGEGVPIADYEIKEQIISIGRQEDNTIIILNGKVSRHHARIITQSGLSKLVDMGSANGTLLNGRRLATSEQVDLYNGDLVKLGDVDITYINPQQAARPVVTSAPMPPPPQRRPAISPQERFWALNVLGLNPAFTTTPQQIEAQSEVVRRYWEDRVRTAYSPPLRAEAESRLAEVARARTLLLGM; from the coding sequence ATGGCTATATCCAGAGACCAGAAAATATATAATTATTCCCGCGCAGAGTGTTTTAACACCCTGCTAGGTCTCTTACCCATTTTACATGTGCGGGTTGAGCCTTTGCTTTCGGTTGGTTTGGCATTGGAAGAACATAGCGCCGATAAGGGCGAAATTAGGGTCAAAACCATGCCCACCACTGCTACTCAAACCACTACTGTTCCGGTTAGTACCCCAAGCCAGTTTCGCTTCAAGTTCAACCTTGAGCCATCCGGTGAAAACAAGTGCGTGGTAAAGGCGGAAGCCTCTACCGCAGGTGTAACCGATGTCGGTTTGGGGCAGTTGACGCTAAGGCAGCTTTTGATAACCCTGAGCCTAGCGCAAGGTGGGAAATTGCCCGTTGGTTCTATCCCGGTTTTTTTCCTCGATTTGCCCGTCCCGCCTTTTGGTAGTCCACATGCCAAGCTTTATGATTTCGTAAATCGGGGGTATCACTTAGCGCGGCGTGGTCAGGCGGATGATGCGATACAAGAATGGGAAGCGGCTTTGCGGATAAACCCTCAATGTGTGGAAGTATATTTTCACAAGGGGGTTTTGCACATGCTGTTGGATGAGCTAGAACAAGCGCGCAAGGATTTCGGAGAGGTGACGCGGCTTGACCCGCAACATTTGCTGGCTAAGTTGTACTATGATGATATCACCGACCGCCTCAAGAAACGTCCGCTTGATCCCAAACCTCAGGTTAATATGCTTGAAGAAGCGCCCACCAAACGCGGCAACCTTGCCGGAGCAATTCCTACTTTGGGGTCTGCGCCCGGAGGGGGTCACAACCCGGTCAATGAAGAAGATTTGCCTACACAGGTGTTGAAAAGAATCTTCAACTCGCGCCTACTTTTGAAAGGCGAGGGTGTGCCGATAGCCGATTATGAAATCAAAGAGCAGATAATTTCCATCGGCAGGCAAGAAGATAACACTATTATCATTTTGAATGGGAAAGTGTCGCGCCACCATGCCCGCATCATAACCCAAAGCGGTCTTAGTAAGTTGGTGGATATGGGTAGCGCGAATGGCACATTACTAAACGGCAGGCGACTTGCCACCAGCGAACAGGTTGACTTATATAACGGTGATTTGGTAAAGCTAGGCGATGTGGATATTACCTATATAAACCCGCAACAGGCTGCCCGTCCGGTGGTGACATCTGCGCCTATGCCGCCACCCCCTCAACGGAGACCTGCCATTTCCCCGCAAGAACGTTTTTGGGCGTTGAATGTTCTAGGCTTGAATCCGGCTTTTACTACCACGCCTCAGCAAATAGAGGCGCAGAGTGAGGTGGTGCGCCGCTACTGGGAAGACCGCGTGCGTACAGCCTATAGCCCTCCATTACGAGCTGAGGCTGAATCACGTCTCGCCGAGGTAGCCCGCGCCCGCACTTTGTTATTGGGGATGTAA